The DNA window TGATTTGTGAGAAAACGGCTCAGGATTTTGATTATAAATCCGGTATTGACAGCAGCACCTACAACCAGATCGAACTGTACAGGGAAGATGAAGAAACAAAAGAACGGGAAGTTCATATGGTCCAGGACATAGAGAATATTAAAAAATGGGGGATTCTGCGGAAATATGAATCGTTCGGGGAAAAGGTAAATGGGCGGCAGAAGGCGGAAGTTTCCCTTTCCCTGTATAACCGGCCGTCCAGAAGCCTTTCAATCAGGGATGCGTTTGGAGATATCAGTGTGCGGGCAGGCTGCCTGATTCCTACATTTTTAAGAGTGGGGGATCAGAATCTCCAGAATTATATGTTAGTGGAGTCCGTGAAACATAAATTCAGCCAGGGATTTCATTCGATGGATTTAACACTGAAAGGAGCTGCTTTTAATGGCTGATACGGTATGGATTGATAACATGAGGCAGATTATGATGAAGGCGGTGGATGCCGGAGAACCCTGTGATATCCTTCAGGGCAAGGTGGTTTCCACTGCTCCGCCGGCGGTCCGGCTCAATCAGAAGATCACTTTGTCGGGGCCGCAGCTTCTCATCCCGCAATATTTGACCGATCATGCGGTAGAGATGGACATTCCTGGAGTTGGGAGTGTGGCGGTGACGGTTAAAGGCGCTTTGAAGACGGGAGACGTAGTTTTTATGCTTCAGAAAAGGGGCGGCCAGCAATATCTGATTATGGCACGCCGATGACGGAAAGGAGGAGGTTATGCTACCGGATTCGGGAAGTATATTGAAACAGGATTTTAAAATAGTTGAACAGCCGTCTAAAACATACCGGTTTCAGGTGGATAAGATTACGGGATATGTGGATGGGCTGGAGGCCGTAAGGCAGGCAATTTTCTGCATTTTAAATACAGAGCGTTTTGACTACCTGATTTACAGTTGGAATTACGGAATAGAGCTGAAAGGACTATTTGGCAAACCGATGGGGCTCGTTAAGTCAAAATTAAAAAAAAGAATCAGGGAGGCATTGATGCAGGATGACAGAATCCGGGGCGTGGATGCTTTCTCCTTTGAAACCAGCGGCCGGAAATTGTCGGCCACTTTCCAGGTACATACAAAGTATGGCGATGTTGCGGCAGCAAAGGAGGTGAAAGTTTGATGTTTGAGGACACAACTTATGAAAAAATATTAAAACGCATGCTGGACAGGATACCCGAGTCCTTTGATAAACGCGAAGGATCGCTCCTGTATGATGCGCTGGCGCCGTCCGCAGCGGAGATGCAGATTCTTTACATCAGCCTGGATAATGTGCTGCGGGAAGCGTTTGGAGACACGGCCGACCGGGAATTTCTGGTAAAGCGTGCCGCGGAATACGGCATCATTCCGAACAAAGCCCAGGCGGCCGAGTGGCGGGGCATATTTTCTCCGGATGAAATCGAAGTGGAAACAGGAGAGCGGTTCAGCCGCGGAAAAATGAATTTCCGGGTAATGGAGAAGCTGGGCGATGGGGGATACCGTCTTATATGCGAGAGCGTTGGGGCAGCAGGCAATGACAGCGCCGGCGCCATGATTCCGATAAATTATATTGCGGGACTGGAACGGGCGCAGCTCACGGAACTTCTTATTCCGGGAACGGATGAGGAGGATACGGAGGATTTCAGAAGCAGGTATCTGGCGGCGGTCCGTAAACCGTCCACCAGCGGTAACAGGTATGACTATTATAACTGGGCCATGGAGTGCAGCGGAGTGGGGGCGGCAAAGATTTTTCCCCTCTCAGACGGACCGGGAACCGTGAAGGTCCTGATTGCCAATGAGGGGCGAAAGGGGGCCGCCCCGGCGTTAATAAACTCTGTAAAGGAACATATTGAGGAACTCAGGCCGATCGGCGCCACGGTTACCGTGGCTTCGGCATCGGAAAAAGAAATACATGTGACGGCGGGAGTACGTCTGAAGAACGGCCTGTATCTGGGCTCGGTTCAGGATGCTTTAAGCAGAAGACTGAGCGAATACCTGGGGAGGAATGCATTTGAAATTTCTTATGTGAGCCTGGCAAAGGTAGGCAGTTTGCTGCTGGATGTCGAGGGCGTGGAGGACTTTTCAGATTTAATGCTTAATGGGGAGGCGGGGAACGTATTGCTTCAGAAGGAAGAAATCGCAATAGCCGGAACCATAAGTCTGGAGGTGATGTAGTGGAGGTCAACCGATTTGAGGAGAAACTCAATAAAATTGATGGGAATAATTATGTAATTGAAGAGAAGGCGTTGTTATGCGAAGGCGTCTATAACGGAGAGCTGAAACATGACAACATAAACCCGGCGACGCTGGCCGTCTTCACAGGCCCCCGGCTGACCGGGGACAGAATTCAGACTTATTCGGTATCAACTCCCAGTCTGACGCCCTGGAAGAGAGTCATTAAGGTTTTTGCCGATGTGCCGGAGGTGTATATCAGTTATGAGACTGACGGAGACACGGTGGAAGCAGAAGATATAAACCGGCTGCAGGAAGCCGTGTCAAAAACACAGACTGCGGTTAATTCGGAGACGGAACGGGCGGGCAGGGCCGAGGAAAAGTTGAAAGAGGAGCTTGACGCAGAGACGGAACGGGCTAAGGACTCCGAAGCAGAGACAGCCGGGCGGCTGTTAGAAGAAAGCGGCCGTGCACGGCTGGCGGAGCGGGAACTTAAAGACGGCCTGGATTTGGAAATAAAGCGGGCCGGAGCTGCGGAAGCTGCAATCAGGGATGCCATCTCATCCAAAGAGCCGAACTGGAATGACAAATATACCCGTAACGAGGTAGACAATAAGTTTGCAGCGCTGGAAACTGCGATTGACTGGAAAGAGGCGGTTAATACTTATGCGGATCTGAAAACCGTATATCCTGCGCCGGAAGACGGATGGACGGTCAATGTAAAGGATACCGACTATACATACCGCTGGAGCGGAACTGAATGGATCGCAATATCGGCAAATGCAATTCCAAAGGCAACGCAGGATGTGGACGGGCTGTTGAGCAGGGAAGATAAATCTGCTTACGATGAGGCTTACGGTAAACGGCATGTCCACACGAACCAATCCGCCCTGGACAGCTTGACGGATTCCCTGATGGCCAATTGGACGGATGCCTACGGCAAGCGCCATGAACATGCGAACAAGGCAGTGATCGACAAGGTCACCCAGACACAGATAGACAACTGGAATGCCGCATTTACCCATACCGGAAGTAAAAGCAATCCGCACGGTGTAACGAAGGCGCAGGCAGGTCTTGGAAATGTGCCGAACGTTGCGACAAATGATCAGACGCCGACTTTTACACAGCGAACCGCGCTGGAAAATATCACGAGCGGGGAGAAGTTAACCGCAATGTTAGGAAAAATTTCAACGGCCGTTGCTGAATTAATTTCCCATAAGGCAGATTCTGTCTCCCACGTGACAGCTTCGGAGCGGACCGCATGGAATGATACGGATAAAAAGAAGCATACCCACGGCAACAAGGGAGTGATAGATAAGTTAACTCAGGCCATGCTGGATAAACTGGCGGGAATTGCCCCGGGAGCCGATGTAAACGTACAGGCAGACTGGAATACAACCGATGCGGTTTCGGATGCCTATATTAAGAATAAACCGGTATCCATGCCTGCGTCGGATGTGCCTTCATGGGCGAAAGCGGCGTCAAAGCCGGCATACGGCTGGAACGAAATTACCGGAAAGCCCGGCAGCTACCCTTCTTCTTCACATACTCATACGAAGAGCCAGATCACGGACATGCCGACGAAACTGTCCCAGTTTACGAATGATTCAGGCTTTTTAACATCGGCAGATATCGACACCAGCAAGAACCATACGCATGCTAATAAAACGGTACTGGATAAGGTTACGCAGGCGCTTTTCGATAACTGGAATACCGCGTTTACCCATAGCGGAAACAAAAGCAATCCGCACGGTGTAACGGCGTCGCAGGTAGGGGCGGCCGCTTCATCACATACCCATTCTAAAAATCAAATTACAGACTTTCCATCTTCCATGCCTGCGTCCGATGTTTCGGCCTGGGCGAAAGCGGCGTCAAAGCCCTCTTACGGCTGGACGGAAATTTCGGGAAAGCCCGGTGCATTTACTCCGGCAGCCCACAGCCATACGAGTCTGGAGGCGTCAAATATTACGGGGCAGACGGTAGATGTAAACAGTTATAATTTATCGTCAGGAAGTCCTCAGATACAGTTCTATTCCGAAAAGACGAGCGGCGGAGCATCCAACATTACGAACATCCCTGTTGCCGGACAGCCGTTTTTATTAAAGGCGGAGAGCCTCAGATGGGCATCCGAAACGGATTATGTTTCAAAGCAGACATTTTTTTCGGCCTCCGCAAAAGCTGTTTATGAGCGCTACTGTTCAAACGGAACCTGGTCTGCATGGCTGCCGGTCGGACGCTTTAATGCGGCACCTGTTTCTGGCCGCGTTCTTGTTTCAGACGGGACAGCCGGAGAAATCAAGTCATCCGCGTATACGATTGCCGCCTCGGTGCCGTCCGGGGCCAAGTTTACCGACACCGTATACACACATCCGAACAGCGGAGCGGCAGCCGGAACCTACCGGAGCGTAACCGTAAATGCCCAGGGACACGTGACGGCTGGAACAAATCCCACAACGCTGGCTGGATACGGAATTACAGATGCGGCTCCGAAGAGCCACAATCATGACGGCGCCTACATGCCGATGGGACCGTTTTCCTGGGCACAGATGCATGGCGATTACACCTGGAACCAGCTTAAGGGGGTGTAAATATGTATGGAGTTGAAAAATACGGTAAGTTAACGTATGCCTTGGAAAAATTAGAGCCGGAAATACAGGAGGAATATTTTACAGACTTGTCGCTCTATGTGCCTCCCTTTATTTCCTCAATAAGAGAAATGAAAGAAATATACCAGACGCAGGGCAGGGAAACAGGGCTGCTTCGGTACTATCTGTACGACCTGATGGCTCAGTGCTTTGTTTCTACTTCCTCCTGGGGGATTACGAGGTGGGAGGAACTGCTGGGAATTACGACTAATTTAAAGTTATCTTATGAACAACGGCGTGAAATTGTCCTGGCTAAAATAAGGGGCCAGGGGACGACAACAAAACAGATGCTTAAAAACACCGCAGAGTCATTCAGCGGGGGTGAAGTCGATGTGGTGGAGGACAGTGAGAACCACCGTTTTATTGTCCGTTTTATAGGCATTAAAGGAATACCCAGGAATATGCAGGCGTTTGTCGCCATGCTGGAGGATATTAAGCCTGCACACCTGGAATACAGGTTTGAATACACCTATACAACGTGGAACAGTTTGAAAATTTTCACCTGGAATGATCTGCTGTCGAAAACCTGGGATGAAATCAGGATTATGCGCGAAGTGGAGTATGAGAACGATGATTGGAGGAGCCTGGGGCTTTATACCTGGGATATGATTTACTGGAAAACATGGGAAGAAATTAAATAGGAGGTAATTTATGCAGTATACAACAAATTATAATTTGAAAAAACCGGAAGGTTCCGATCCGGTAAATATTCAGGACTTTAATGATAATGCGGACAGTCTGGATACAGAACTGAAGAAAAGAGTGGCGGTAACGGGCGGCGATATCTCAAATACAAAAATTGCAACAGCAGACAATATCACAACAGAGTTTCCCGTCCCGTCCGCCGGAGATACGCCAAAAGCATTCCTCAGTAAGATGAAAAAGTTTGCGGAGGATTTTAAAAATCTGAAAACAGGACTTTTAACCGTTGGAATGTTGGTAAATAACTGTACTACGAACAATGCAAATCTGCCGTTGAGCGCGGCTCAGGGGAAGGTTTTGATGGATTTGTATACTCAGTTAAATGGCGATTGGCAATTTACTTTGCTGGAGATGACGTGGGTACATTATCCGGTATGCAACTTGGATATAACGTATTATTAACAAATGTTTTCTTCTGCTGGAAAAGTCATATTTTTAAGGCCTTCTGGTTTGAACCAATGGATTTAACATATTAAATAGTGACCGGGGAACCTCCTGAAGTTCCACAATTCTCTTTGGATTGCCATTAGGGCATTTATAAATGGCGACCTGGCCTGACATCATTGGATATTACTATGCCTTCCGGTTTTCCAGCCGAGACTAAAATGTCAACCAATAGTTGGAACACGCTTTTTTAGGTTCAGTGTCATTCTGATAACGGTTTTTGGATATGGCCTTATGGAACATGGTTCGATTTGGGCAAAGTACCGGTTACTGCTGGATTGTGTTGGAAAGATGGTATCTTTACAAGGAAAAATATACAATTTATTTAAAACCGAAATGACAATTTAACGATAAATCTTACGAAAAGTAGGGTGAAATGACCTCTTTTTTGTATTGTAGAAATACCAGGAAGGAGGTTTTTAGGTGTTAGAAGAAATGTTGATGAATGTTGTCCAGGCAATGAGTAATTGTCTGGACGAGGAACAACTGGATAAGCTGCAAAATGTGCTTTATATCCAGTTCCATGATAAAAAAATTGTGGAAGAAAAAAATGAGTTGCAGGCAACCGGAACGGACAGCGATACCGCTAAAATAAGGTTGTTTGTAGCGTCTAAAAAGGTATCTGGACGGCAAAATAATACGCTGGCCCAGTACGTAAGGGAAATAAGCAACTGCCGGAATGCCCTAAATAAGAATATCGAGGACATCACAACGATGGATTTACGTTGGTACTTTGGTATGCTGCGGGAACATAATAATATCAGTATGGTGACGCTGCAGGGAGGATGAGGTATCTTAACAGCTTTTGGACATTTTTACAGAAGGAAAATATGGTGGCCGAGAATCCAATCGCAAGAATAGAGTCATTACGCATTGAAAGTACTATAAAACAAGCCTTTTCGGCAAAAGAGATAGAGGCTTTGAGACTATCCTGTACCCGTAGCCGGGACAGGGCATTAATCGAGTTTTTGTATGCAACAGGCGTCAGGGTTTCTGAATTATGTAGTTTAAAGGTGGGTGATATTGATTTATATAAACAGGAATTTAAAGTCATGGGTAAGGGAAGAAAAGAAAGGCATTTGTATGTATCAGATGTAGCGTGCTTCCACCTCTTCCGATATTTTAAAGACCGCATGCAAAGAGAGGGGCTGACGGCGGAAGAGCTGGCAGAGAGACCATTATTTGCCGCTGTGAAAAAACCTTTTACAGGCATAACGGTAGCTGGTGTGCAGTACCTGGTCAAAACTTTGGGAAAAAGGGCAGGAGTCGGGAATGTGCATCCACATCGGTTCCGTCGGACGTTTGCAACAGACCTTTTAAATCGTGGAATGCGGATTGAGGAGGTCATGGTCCTGATGGGACACACAAAGATAGAGACGACGCTAATCTACTGTAACATCAAGCAGGATAATGTCCGAGAAAGCTACCGGAAATATGCTGCTTAAGTAGGTGATGAAAAACAGTTTTTCGGTCGGCCATAGGGGGCGGCTTATTTGTTGTACTCAAAAACAGGATAGGTGACATAAAAAAATCCGGGGAGTGAAAAAGAGATATGAAAAAGGGTAAAAATGCGTAAGGTTTTGACGGTTAAATTGTCATTTCGGTTTTTAATTGTTGTATATTTTTCCTTGTAAAGATACCATCTTTCCTAAACACAATCCCAGCAGTGCCATTGTACTTTGCCCAAAGTATCGAACCATAACGTTCCTGTGAAAAACCTTCCGTGGTGTAGACCACGTGTCCCTTAGCCATCGATAAAAACCGGAAGGCATAGTAATTTGAAATGATTGTCATTTTCAGGTCGCCATTTAGGTTCTGCCCTGATGGCAAGCCAAAGAGCTCTTGTGACTACTTCAGGAGGTTCCCCGGTCACTGGATCGACAGGATATATGTTAAATCCACTCGCTGTCAAACCAGCAACCGAAAATATGACTTTTCTGGTATTTAAGAAAACATTTGTTAATAATACGTTATATCCAGAGTCTTTAAATGCAGTCGCAAAACTAATGCTACCCACGTCATCTCCAGCAGGTATTTCGACGTAACCGGTTTTCAAATCGCCATTTTATGAGGTTGTTGAAAAGAAGAGGATGATTCCAACTGGCGCAACTTGATAATAGTCAAATATATCAATGATGCATATGAGTTATCTAATCTATTTGCTAAACACAATCCGGCTCCTGCGGGCATTGCATTTTTTATAACCAATTGTCATTCCAGAATGATTGCCTTTGCCATTAACATAAAAAGCAACATCCAGTTGTTTTTCATAAAGGTATTCCGATGGGAAAAAGGCCAATTTTTATAACCAATCACTCAATGTCCCATTAACATAAAAAGCAACATAGTTTTTTCAGTATTGATGGGATAGGCCTTAAAAATCAGCACCAGCAGAATTTAAATCTACGACATCGCCATTTTATGAGGTTGTTGACCAAAGACCGTTATTGAGGATGATTCCAACTGGCGCAACTTGATAATAGTCGAAATATATAAATGATGCATATGAGTTATCTATTCTATTTGCTAAACACAATCCGGCTCCTGCGGGCATTGCCAACCCTATTTTTATAGTTCCATTTGTCATTCCAGAATGGATTGCCTTTGCCATTGTGACTAAATCAACCCCCTCTCCAGTTGGATCGCGATAAAGGTATTCCGATGGGAAAAAGAATTGCCAATCGCCATTTTATTATTATATTTCCGTTAGTTTGTATCTGACATTTACTCCGGAATCATAATATACCGTTACATAATTAGCGATTCTGTCAAAGCCAACCATAATAGCATCATTTTTTCGTATGCCAAGGAAATTATTGTCTCTTGTAATTGTAATACGCTCGCCATTTCCCAGCGCAAATAACACAGTTTTTTTAACATCCATGCCAATATAATTCTATCTTGAGAAAACGAAAAAAGTATCCCCATAAATGAATTTTATATCACAATAGTATTTATCTGGATAACGTTAATATCTTTCTTGTATTTAATAGTAAGCCTTTCCATAACAGAATTAAGAAGACCAACATCCCCACTACTCATTCAGCGAGTAACACCCAACCCTACAACAAAAACAGAAAGCGAGGTATCAGAATGTGACGGACGAAGAAATTGCAGTAAAGCTGGAAGGGCATGATCATGAAATAGGTTCCCTTAAACACAGGATGTCGGATCAGGAAGAACAAAATAAAACGATACAGGAACTGGTTTTATCCGTTAAGGAGTTGG is part of the [Clostridium] symbiosum genome and encodes:
- a CDS encoding baseplate J/gp47 family protein; amino-acid sequence: MFEDTTYEKILKRMLDRIPESFDKREGSLLYDALAPSAAEMQILYISLDNVLREAFGDTADREFLVKRAAEYGIIPNKAQAAEWRGIFSPDEIEVETGERFSRGKMNFRVMEKLGDGGYRLICESVGAAGNDSAGAMIPINYIAGLERAQLTELLIPGTDEEDTEDFRSRYLAAVRKPSTSGNRYDYYNWAMECSGVGAAKIFPLSDGPGTVKVLIANEGRKGAAPALINSVKEHIEELRPIGATVTVASASEKEIHVTAGVRLKNGLYLGSVQDALSRRLSEYLGRNAFEISYVSLAKVGSLLLDVEGVEDFSDLMLNGEAGNVLLQKEEIAIAGTISLEVM
- a CDS encoding putative phage tail protein, coding for MYGVEKYGKLTYALEKLEPEIQEEYFTDLSLYVPPFISSIREMKEIYQTQGRETGLLRYYLYDLMAQCFVSTSSWGITRWEELLGITTNLKLSYEQRREIVLAKIRGQGTTTKQMLKNTAESFSGGEVDVVEDSENHRFIVRFIGIKGIPRNMQAFVAMLEDIKPAHLEYRFEYTYTTWNSLKIFTWNDLLSKTWDEIRIMREVEYENDDWRSLGLYTWDMIYWKTWEEIK
- a CDS encoding tyrosine-type recombinase/integrase, encoding MVAENPIARIESLRIESTIKQAFSAKEIEALRLSCTRSRDRALIEFLYATGVRVSELCSLKVGDIDLYKQEFKVMGKGRKERHLYVSDVACFHLFRYFKDRMQREGLTAEELAERPLFAAVKKPFTGITVAGVQYLVKTLGKRAGVGNVHPHRFRRTFATDLLNRGMRIEEVMVLMGHTKIETTLIYCNIKQDNVRESYRKYAA
- a CDS encoding DUF2577 domain-containing protein; protein product: MADTVWIDNMRQIMMKAVDAGEPCDILQGKVVSTAPPAVRLNQKITLSGPQLLIPQYLTDHAVEMDIPGVGSVAVTVKGALKTGDVVFMLQKRGGQQYLIMARR
- a CDS encoding DUF2634 domain-containing protein, coding for MLPDSGSILKQDFKIVEQPSKTYRFQVDKITGYVDGLEAVRQAIFCILNTERFDYLIYSWNYGIELKGLFGKPMGLVKSKLKKRIREALMQDDRIRGVDAFSFETSGRKLSATFQVHTKYGDVAAAKEVKV